One Ignavibacteriota bacterium genomic window carries:
- a CDS encoding efflux RND transporter periplasmic adaptor subunit: MTETEKADLSKLRISRDDDSVEKSPTSKTKYIVLGVIVLIAIVSYFVFPNLTKPTEEVQITSVSMITASQANAALTASGYVVAQRKAAIASKATGRLVFLGFEEGDQVKKNEVIARIESADMLAALEQAQANLSVSKADLNDAKQTLERMNKLFERQLVSQSEVDAAQARYARVLASISLAEATVKAAEVQVENTFIRAPFEGTVLSKNADVGEVVAPFGAGASSKVAVVTIADMNSLEVEADVSESNIERIKHNQPCEISLDAYPEKRYAGFVSKIVPTADRAKATVLTKIKFKERDERVLPEMSAKVFFLSKEVEPTSDNKPKIVVSQDAIVNRNGNTVAFLLREKTVKEVNVEVGAILGTNFEVLRGLAPGDKVILRPSENLQNGSSVKIRE; the protein is encoded by the coding sequence ATGACTGAAACAGAAAAAGCAGATCTATCGAAACTCAGAATATCTCGAGACGATGATAGTGTAGAAAAATCCCCTACCTCGAAAACAAAATATATTGTACTCGGAGTTATTGTTCTGATTGCAATAGTGAGTTACTTTGTTTTTCCAAACCTCACGAAACCGACCGAAGAAGTACAAATAACTTCCGTCTCAATGATTACAGCATCGCAAGCGAACGCGGCATTAACTGCGAGCGGTTACGTCGTCGCTCAACGGAAAGCGGCAATCGCATCCAAAGCAACCGGCAGACTTGTCTTTCTCGGTTTTGAAGAAGGGGACCAAGTAAAGAAGAATGAAGTCATTGCCCGAATTGAAAGCGCAGATATGTTAGCGGCATTGGAACAAGCGCAAGCAAACCTTTCCGTCAGCAAAGCAGATTTAAACGATGCGAAACAAACATTGGAACGAATGAATAAATTGTTTGAACGACAACTTGTATCGCAATCAGAAGTTGATGCGGCACAAGCACGCTATGCCCGTGTTCTTGCTTCTATTTCATTGGCTGAAGCAACAGTAAAAGCGGCTGAAGTTCAGGTAGAGAACACGTTTATCCGCGCGCCGTTTGAAGGAACAGTCCTTTCCAAAAATGCTGATGTTGGTGAAGTTGTCGCTCCGTTCGGGGCAGGTGCAAGTTCCAAAGTTGCAGTCGTTACTATTGCCGATATGAACTCGCTTGAAGTTGAAGCCGACGTTTCTGAATCAAACATTGAACGAATCAAACATAATCAACCATGCGAAATCTCGCTCGATGCATATCCTGAAAAACGATATGCAGGTTTCGTCAGCAAAATCGTACCGACCGCAGACCGCGCAAAAGCAACAGTTCTAACGAAAATAAAATTCAAAGAGCGTGATGAACGCGTACTTCCTGAGATGAGCGCGAAGGTTTTCTTCTTATCGAAAGAAGTCGAGCCAACATCCGATAACAAACCAAAAATTGTCGTCAGTCAGGATGCAATTGTGAATCGAAACGGAAACACGGTTGCGTTCCTTCTTCGGGAAAAAACCGTGAAAGAAGTGAATGTCGAAGTCGGTGCAATTCTTGGCACTAACTTCGAAGTACTTCGCGGCTTGGCTCCTGGTGATAAAGTTATTCTCCGTCCGTCGGAGAATTTGCAGAACGGTTCTTCTGTGAAAATACGTGAGTAG